A section of the Burkholderia mallei ATCC 23344 genome encodes:
- a CDS encoding (2Fe-2S) ferredoxin domain-containing protein — MDSYYRHHVFFCLNQREKGAERPSCANCGSQEMQEYAKKRVKELGLAGAGKVRVNKAGCLDRCEEGPVVVYPEGTWYTYVDKNDIDEIVESHLRDGQVVERLRI; from the coding sequence ATGGATTCCTACTACCGTCACCACGTCTTCTTCTGCCTGAACCAGCGCGAAAAGGGGGCCGAGCGCCCGAGCTGCGCGAACTGCGGCTCGCAGGAGATGCAAGAGTACGCGAAGAAGCGCGTGAAGGAGCTCGGCCTCGCGGGTGCGGGCAAGGTGCGCGTCAACAAGGCGGGCTGCCTCGACCGCTGCGAGGAAGGCCCCGTCGTCGTCTATCCGGAAGGCACCTGGTACACGTACGTCGACAAGAACGACATCGACGAGATCGTCGAATCGCATCTGCGCGACGGCCAGGTCGTCGAGCGCCTGAGAATCTGA
- a CDS encoding ABC transporter ATP-binding protein: protein MSARDDDFVIEVRDLTKRYGRNVVHEHLDFDVRAGEIVSIVGGSGSGKTTLVRQILGLERPSSGTIRVFGEDTSKIDADTARVMRSRSGMLFQHGALFSSLTVFDNVAQPLRELGRVPDDLLHDIVMLKLEMVGLPCKHASKMPAALSGGMVKRVGIARAIALEPELLFLDEPTAGLDPGASDEFVELIATLHRTLGLTVVMVTHDLDTMVALSTRVAVIAERKVLVAASVEEAAGVDHPFIREYFLGRRGRRALQALPPERRARLPKAALEPAPSDVEL from the coding sequence ATGAGCGCGCGCGACGACGATTTCGTGATCGAGGTGCGCGACCTGACCAAGCGCTACGGGCGCAACGTCGTTCACGAGCATCTCGATTTCGACGTGCGCGCGGGCGAGATCGTGTCGATCGTCGGCGGCTCCGGTTCGGGCAAGACGACGCTCGTGCGGCAGATCCTCGGGCTCGAGCGGCCGAGCTCGGGCACGATCAGGGTGTTCGGCGAGGACACCTCGAAGATCGACGCCGACACCGCGCGCGTGATGCGCAGCCGCTCCGGCATGCTGTTCCAGCACGGCGCGCTGTTCTCGTCGCTCACCGTGTTCGACAACGTCGCGCAGCCGCTGCGCGAGCTCGGCCGCGTGCCGGACGATCTGCTGCACGACATCGTGATGCTCAAGCTCGAGATGGTCGGGCTGCCCTGCAAGCATGCGTCGAAGATGCCGGCCGCGCTGTCGGGCGGAATGGTCAAGCGGGTCGGGATCGCGCGCGCGATCGCGCTCGAGCCGGAGCTGCTGTTCCTCGACGAGCCGACGGCCGGGCTCGATCCCGGCGCGTCCGACGAGTTCGTCGAGCTGATCGCGACGCTGCACCGCACGCTCGGCCTGACCGTCGTGATGGTCACGCACGATCTCGACACGATGGTCGCGCTGTCGACGCGCGTCGCGGTGATCGCGGAGCGCAAGGTGCTCGTCGCGGCGAGCGTCGAGGAGGCGGCGGGCGTCGATCATCCGTTCATCCGCGAATATTTTCTCGGCCGGCGCGGCCGCCGCGCGTTGCAGGCGCTGCCGCCCGAGCGTCGCGCGCGCCTGCCGAAGGCCGCGCTCGAGCCGGCGCCTTCGGACGTCGAGTTGTAG
- a CDS encoding MlaE family ABC transporter permease, whose translation MNFQTPPGLSIDAGSQGRTVRLCGQWTALALARDRGNVARRIARLAKEAVGEWDLSGVERLDHVGGQALWRVWGRRLPDGIALTDNQRVVFKRIERLDAGRESPEPVVRIDPVTRFGQGLFTFGEHLYGGIALLGGLIVDLLAVLRRPRTMPWTEISANVYAAGTKALPITALVAFLIGIVLSYLSAQQLQLFGANRYIVNILGLSVIRELGPVLSAILVAGRSGSAITAQIGVMRVTEELDAMRVMGIPHGLRITLPRVLALGVAMPLLVMWTNVIALTGGALAAKFVLGIDLNFFVRSLPSVVPIANLFIGLGKGVVFGMLIALVACHFGFRIKANSQSLGEGTTTSVVTSITVVILADAVFAILFQNVGLG comes from the coding sequence TTGAACTTCCAGACTCCCCCCGGCTTGTCGATCGACGCCGGCAGCCAAGGCCGCACCGTGCGCCTCTGCGGCCAGTGGACGGCGCTCGCGCTCGCGCGCGACCGCGGCAACGTCGCGCGCCGGATCGCCCGGCTCGCGAAGGAGGCGGTCGGCGAGTGGGACCTGTCGGGCGTCGAGCGGCTCGACCACGTCGGCGGGCAGGCGCTCTGGCGCGTGTGGGGCCGCAGGCTGCCCGACGGGATCGCGCTCACCGACAACCAGCGGGTGGTGTTCAAACGCATCGAACGGCTCGACGCGGGCCGCGAGTCGCCCGAGCCCGTCGTGCGGATCGATCCCGTCACGCGCTTCGGCCAGGGTCTCTTCACGTTCGGCGAGCACCTGTACGGCGGCATCGCGCTGCTCGGCGGCCTGATCGTCGACCTGCTGGCGGTGCTGCGCCGGCCGCGCACGATGCCGTGGACCGAAATCTCCGCGAACGTCTACGCGGCCGGCACGAAGGCGCTGCCGATCACGGCGCTCGTCGCGTTCCTGATCGGCATCGTGCTGTCGTATCTGTCCGCGCAGCAGTTGCAGCTGTTCGGCGCGAACCGCTACATCGTCAACATCCTCGGCCTGTCCGTGATCCGCGAGCTCGGGCCGGTGCTGTCGGCGATCCTCGTCGCGGGCCGCTCGGGCTCCGCGATCACCGCGCAGATCGGCGTGATGCGCGTGACCGAGGAGCTCGACGCGATGCGCGTGATGGGCATTCCGCACGGCCTGCGCATCACGCTGCCGCGCGTGCTCGCGCTCGGCGTCGCGATGCCGCTCCTCGTGATGTGGACCAACGTGATCGCGCTCACGGGCGGCGCGCTCGCCGCGAAGTTCGTGCTCGGCATCGATCTGAACTTCTTCGTGCGCTCGCTGCCGTCGGTCGTGCCGATCGCGAACCTGTTCATCGGGCTCGGCAAGGGCGTCGTGTTCGGGATGCTGATCGCGCTCGTCGCGTGCCATTTCGGCTTCCGGATCAAGGCGAACTCGCAGAGCCTCGGCGAAGGGACGACGACGTCCGTCGTCACGTCGATCACCGTCGTGATCCTCGCCGACGCGGTGTTCGCGATCCTCTTTCAGAACGTGGGGCTCGGATGA
- a CDS encoding VanZ family protein: MRGAAEMTPAARRQRRHSTLARQAFAVYAALVVYASLYPFTGWRSLGIGPFDFLLAPLPRYLTAFDVVSNVLGYLPFGALAVLALYPLRGVPAALAATLLGALLSGAMEALQTYLPTRVSSNLDLAANALGALVGAAAAAPAATALIERGVVQRVRFAWFEREASTPLFLSALWAGAILFPSPFLFGIGDWPSELWERADVTMRGALLAWAPDAWNVPAWPERLDGLLSDSAWETLLAALGLFAALAVASLAMRERAPRVRLVVGFAACALALKAAATFMQSYTGLVLDWATPGALRGIAAGLVAALVALRLPAAWRAALAAAALVLVNVLPVNPFFDFALSGWQQGRYVHFNSIARWLAWIWPYAALVWLAGRAERAWLARRGAGASRRASGKRRRSL; the protein is encoded by the coding sequence GTGCGCGGCGCCGCCGAGATGACACCCGCCGCGCGCCGGCAGCGTCGTCATTCGACGCTCGCGCGTCAGGCGTTCGCCGTCTACGCGGCGCTCGTCGTCTATGCGTCGCTCTATCCGTTCACGGGCTGGCGCTCGCTCGGTATCGGCCCGTTCGATTTCCTGCTCGCGCCGCTGCCGCGCTATCTGACCGCGTTCGACGTCGTCAGCAACGTGCTCGGCTATCTGCCGTTCGGCGCGCTCGCGGTGCTCGCGCTCTATCCGCTGCGCGGCGTGCCCGCCGCGCTCGCCGCGACATTGCTCGGCGCGCTGCTGTCGGGCGCGATGGAGGCGCTGCAGACCTATCTGCCGACGCGCGTGTCGTCGAATCTCGATCTCGCGGCGAACGCGCTCGGCGCGCTCGTCGGCGCGGCGGCCGCCGCCCCCGCCGCGACCGCGCTGATCGAGCGCGGCGTCGTGCAGCGCGTGCGCTTCGCGTGGTTCGAGCGCGAAGCGTCGACGCCGCTCTTTCTCAGCGCGCTGTGGGCGGGTGCGATCCTGTTTCCGTCGCCGTTCCTGTTCGGCATCGGCGATTGGCCGAGCGAGCTGTGGGAGCGCGCCGACGTGACGATGCGCGGCGCGCTCCTCGCGTGGGCGCCCGACGCGTGGAACGTGCCCGCGTGGCCGGAGCGGCTCGACGGCCTGCTGTCCGATTCCGCGTGGGAGACGCTGCTCGCCGCGCTCGGGCTGTTCGCGGCGCTTGCCGTCGCGTCGCTCGCGATGCGCGAGCGCGCGCCGCGCGTGCGGCTCGTCGTCGGGTTCGCCGCGTGCGCGCTCGCGCTGAAGGCGGCCGCGACGTTCATGCAGTCGTACACCGGGCTCGTGCTCGACTGGGCGACGCCGGGCGCGCTGCGCGGCATCGCGGCGGGCCTCGTCGCCGCGCTCGTCGCGCTGCGGCTGCCGGCCGCGTGGCGCGCGGCGCTCGCGGCGGCCGCGCTCGTGCTCGTCAACGTGCTGCCCGTCAATCCGTTCTTCGATTTCGCGCTGTCCGGCTGGCAGCAGGGCCGCTATGTGCATTTCAACAGCATCGCGCGCTGGCTCGCGTGGATCTGGCCGTACGCGGCGCTCGTCTGGCTCGCCGGCCGCGCGGAGCGCGCGTGGCTCGCGCGGCGCGGCGCGGGCGCTTCGCGCCGCGCCAGCGGCAAACGGCGCCGGTCGCTATAA
- a CDS encoding type III pantothenate kinase translates to MCLLIDAGNSRIKWALADTARHFVTSGAFEHASDAPDWSTLPVPRGAWISNVAGDAAAARIDALIEARWPALPRTVVRASAAQCGVTNGYAEPARLGSDRWAGLIGAHAAFADEHLLIATFGTATTLEALRADGHFAGGLIAPGWALMMRSLGMHTAQLPTVSIDAATNLLDELAENDAHAPFAIDTPHALSAGCLQAQAGLIERAWRDLEKAWQAPVRLVLSGGAADAIVRALTVPHTRHDTLVLTGLALIAHSA, encoded by the coding sequence ATGTGCTTGCTGATCGACGCGGGCAACAGCCGCATCAAATGGGCGCTCGCGGACACCGCGCGCCATTTCGTCACGAGCGGCGCGTTCGAGCATGCGAGCGACGCACCCGACTGGTCGACGCTGCCCGTGCCGCGCGGCGCGTGGATCTCGAACGTCGCGGGAGACGCGGCGGCCGCGCGCATCGACGCGCTGATCGAAGCGCGCTGGCCCGCGCTGCCGCGCACCGTCGTGCGCGCGAGCGCCGCGCAATGCGGCGTGACGAACGGCTACGCGGAACCTGCGCGCCTCGGCAGCGACCGCTGGGCGGGGCTCATCGGCGCGCACGCCGCGTTTGCGGACGAACACCTGCTGATCGCGACGTTCGGCACCGCGACGACACTCGAGGCGCTGCGCGCGGACGGCCACTTCGCGGGCGGGCTGATCGCGCCCGGCTGGGCGCTGATGATGCGCTCGCTCGGCATGCACACCGCGCAGTTGCCGACGGTGTCGATCGACGCGGCGACGAACCTGCTCGACGAACTCGCCGAGAACGACGCGCATGCGCCGTTCGCGATCGACACGCCGCATGCGCTGTCGGCCGGCTGCCTGCAGGCGCAGGCGGGGCTCATCGAGCGCGCATGGCGCGATCTCGAGAAAGCCTGGCAGGCGCCCGTGCGGCTCGTGCTGTCGGGCGGCGCGGCGGATGCGATCGTGCGCGCGCTGACCGTTCCGCACACGCGGCACGACACGCTCGTGCTGACGGGCCTCGCGCTGATCGCGCATTCGGCGTGA
- a CDS encoding alpha/beta hydrolase, with protein sequence MNAHTQKSLIAGPVGHIEIAIDLPDAVRDGSAAPRGIALVAHPHPLFGGTMDNKVAQTLARIFVQLNYAVIRSNFRGVGATEGEHDNGAGEVDDLLAVLAHMCALPGHADLPLVLAGFSFGTFVLSHVGKRLRDAGQAIERMVFVGTAASRWQVAAVPEDTIVIHGENDDTVPIASVYDWARPQELPVIVIPGAEHFLHRKLHILKRIVVGAWR encoded by the coding sequence ATGAATGCCCATACCCAGAAATCCCTGATCGCCGGCCCCGTCGGCCACATCGAGATCGCGATCGACCTGCCCGACGCCGTGCGCGACGGCTCGGCCGCGCCGCGCGGGATCGCGCTCGTCGCGCATCCGCATCCGCTGTTCGGCGGCACGATGGACAACAAGGTCGCGCAGACGCTCGCGCGCATCTTCGTCCAGCTGAATTACGCGGTGATCCGCTCGAATTTTCGCGGCGTCGGCGCGACCGAGGGCGAGCACGACAACGGCGCCGGCGAAGTCGACGATCTGCTCGCGGTGCTCGCGCACATGTGCGCGCTGCCCGGCCATGCGGACTTGCCGCTCGTGCTCGCCGGCTTCTCGTTCGGCACGTTCGTGCTGTCGCACGTCGGCAAGCGGCTGCGCGACGCGGGGCAGGCGATCGAGCGGATGGTGTTCGTCGGCACCGCGGCGAGCCGCTGGCAGGTCGCCGCGGTGCCGGAGGACACGATCGTGATTCATGGCGAGAACGACGACACGGTGCCGATCGCGTCGGTCTACGACTGGGCGCGGCCGCAGGAGCTGCCCGTCATCGTGATTCCGGGCGCCGAGCATTTCCTCCATCGCAAGCTGCACATCCTGAAGCGCATTGTCGTCGGCGCGTGGCGCTGA
- a CDS encoding MlaD family protein — MENKSHAFWAGLFTIALLGAIVGAVYWFNVDRTVRVPYDLVSRSNVTGLFPDAAVRYRGLDVGKVQSINFDRGHPGQIVIRILVDTNAPITRSTFGSLGFQGVTGIAFVQLDDTGADLAPLPTSAKAVAQIPMRPSLFDQLQQRGDVLLKQMEIAAKSVNEMLSPEMRDQLKATAASMQHAADGVTQLSRQVEPALARMPQTMEHVNRALSSANALVAPGGPLVANLNRAGQALASMNDTLAELSARVRYDTLPRFNALATNVGDASRTLKDVAGDVGRNPRSLLFGSPAAAPGPGETGFVWPSATPAQ, encoded by the coding sequence ATGGAAAACAAATCACACGCGTTCTGGGCCGGACTCTTCACGATCGCGCTGCTCGGCGCGATCGTCGGCGCGGTCTACTGGTTCAACGTCGATCGCACGGTGCGCGTGCCGTACGATCTCGTGTCGCGCTCGAACGTGACGGGGCTCTTTCCCGACGCGGCCGTGCGCTATCGCGGGCTCGACGTCGGCAAGGTGCAGTCGATCAACTTCGATCGCGGCCATCCGGGCCAGATCGTGATCCGCATCCTGGTCGACACGAACGCGCCGATCACGCGCTCGACGTTCGGCAGCCTGGGCTTTCAGGGCGTGACGGGCATCGCGTTCGTGCAGCTCGACGACACGGGCGCCGATCTCGCGCCGCTGCCGACGTCGGCGAAGGCGGTCGCGCAGATTCCGATGCGCCCGAGCCTGTTCGATCAGCTCCAGCAGCGCGGCGACGTGCTGCTCAAGCAGATGGAGATCGCCGCGAAGAGCGTGAACGAGATGCTTTCGCCCGAAATGCGCGATCAGTTGAAGGCGACCGCGGCAAGCATGCAGCATGCGGCCGACGGCGTCACGCAACTGTCGAGGCAGGTCGAGCCCGCGCTCGCGCGGATGCCGCAGACGATGGAGCACGTGAACCGCGCGCTCAGCTCGGCGAACGCGCTCGTCGCGCCCGGCGGGCCGCTCGTCGCGAACCTGAACCGCGCGGGGCAGGCGCTCGCGTCGATGAACGACACGCTCGCCGAGCTGAGCGCGCGCGTGCGCTACGACACGCTGCCGCGCTTTAACGCGCTCGCGACGAACGTCGGCGACGCGTCGCGCACGCTGAAGGACGTCGCGGGCGACGTCGGCCGCAATCCGCGCAGCCTGCTGTTCGGCTCGCCGGCGGCCGCGCCGGGCCCGGGCGAGACGGGATTCGTGTGGCCGAGCGCCACGCCCGCCCAATAA
- a CDS encoding tetratricopeptide repeat protein produces MMNAIKKLLPTHAAPPPDGARRPTPRRRLLHARLSPVGMLAVAAALAAGVAVTERIERPASGAPAVSRAQLDEWRAMVEQASEPNALGRLRALAQRGSADAQAALGLALAGSRDLALRDEGWRWLETAAHATPPENAPTSAGERDARLALGKAWLLGAGGAARDYPRALAMLRPLAAAGDPNAAYYVGLVYRSGYGTPADATEAARWFELAARHDIPAAQFMLANAYRDGSGVRRDEARALALYRQAADHELPEAVQALAIAYRNGELGLPRDADAFHAQWIEAAHALKHPALAP; encoded by the coding sequence ATGATGAACGCAATCAAGAAGCTGCTCCCGACTCACGCCGCGCCGCCGCCCGACGGCGCGCGCCGCCCGACGCCGCGGCGGCGCCTGCTGCATGCGAGGCTGTCGCCCGTCGGCATGCTCGCCGTCGCGGCGGCGCTCGCCGCGGGCGTCGCCGTGACGGAGCGCATCGAGCGCCCGGCGTCCGGCGCGCCGGCCGTCAGCCGCGCGCAACTCGACGAATGGCGCGCGATGGTCGAACAGGCGAGCGAGCCGAACGCGCTCGGGCGTCTGCGCGCGCTCGCGCAGCGCGGCTCGGCCGACGCGCAGGCCGCGCTCGGCCTCGCGCTCGCCGGTTCGCGCGATCTCGCGCTGCGCGACGAAGGCTGGCGCTGGCTCGAGACGGCCGCGCACGCGACGCCGCCCGAGAATGCACCGACGAGCGCCGGCGAACGCGACGCGCGCCTCGCGCTCGGCAAGGCGTGGCTGCTCGGCGCGGGCGGCGCCGCGCGCGACTACCCGCGCGCGCTCGCGATGCTGCGCCCGCTCGCCGCCGCGGGCGATCCGAACGCCGCTTACTATGTCGGCCTCGTCTACCGCAGCGGCTACGGCACGCCCGCGGATGCGACCGAGGCCGCCCGCTGGTTCGAGCTCGCCGCGCGGCACGACATTCCGGCCGCGCAGTTCATGCTCGCGAACGCATACCGCGACGGCAGCGGCGTGCGCCGCGACGAAGCGCGCGCGCTCGCGCTGTACCGGCAAGCCGCCGACCATGAGCTTCCGGAAGCGGTGCAGGCGCTCGCGATCGCGTACCGCAACGGCGAGCTCGGGCTGCCGCGCGACGCCGACGCGTTTCATGCGCAGTGGATCGAGGCCGCGCACGCGCTCAAGCATCCGGCGCTCGCGCCGTAA
- a CDS encoding biotin--[acetyl-CoA-carboxylase] ligase, which yields MNVAPPPSMPATGGPLIDRARVDAHLAPAAREWSIEIVDTTGSTNADLGARLKALPRRRDALAAPIARVAYEQTAGRGRQGRPWFAKPGDALLCSVACVLPRPVGALAGLSLAVGVALAEAFAALPAATGDAPRGDADGARRIALKWPNDLLVATERDGETAIVGKLAGVLIETVWNTIDATAVVIGFGVNVRTADAAAAEVDALRARDATLAGGLPPVALAAVRAGATLTDTFAAALNALAVALPAFAADGLAPFAARWHALHAYAGREVVLLERGAELARGVAVGIDETGQLLLDTPAGRQAIAAGDVSLRTPGAAR from the coding sequence ATGAATGTCGCCCCCCCCCCTTCCATGCCCGCGACCGGCGGGCCGCTCATCGATCGCGCCCGCGTCGATGCGCACCTCGCCCCCGCGGCGCGCGAATGGTCGATCGAAATCGTCGACACGACCGGCTCGACCAATGCGGACCTCGGCGCGCGCCTGAAGGCGCTGCCCCGCCGCCGCGACGCGCTCGCCGCGCCGATCGCGCGCGTCGCGTACGAACAGACGGCCGGACGCGGCCGGCAGGGCCGCCCGTGGTTCGCGAAACCGGGCGACGCGCTGCTTTGCTCGGTCGCGTGCGTGCTGCCGCGCCCCGTCGGGGCGCTCGCCGGGCTGAGCCTCGCCGTCGGCGTGGCGCTCGCCGAAGCGTTCGCCGCGCTGCCCGCCGCCACCGGCGACGCGCCGCGCGGCGACGCCGACGGCGCCCGCCGCATCGCGCTCAAATGGCCGAACGACCTGCTCGTCGCAACGGAGCGCGACGGCGAAACCGCGATCGTCGGCAAGCTCGCCGGCGTGCTGATCGAGACCGTCTGGAACACGATCGACGCGACCGCGGTCGTGATCGGCTTCGGCGTCAACGTGCGCACGGCCGACGCGGCCGCGGCCGAAGTCGACGCGCTGCGCGCGCGCGACGCGACGCTCGCGGGCGGGCTGCCGCCCGTCGCGCTCGCCGCCGTGCGCGCCGGCGCGACGCTCACCGATACGTTCGCCGCCGCGCTGAACGCGCTCGCCGTCGCGCTGCCCGCGTTCGCGGCCGACGGTCTCGCGCCGTTCGCCGCGCGCTGGCACGCGCTGCACGCCTACGCGGGCCGCGAAGTCGTGCTGCTCGAGCGCGGCGCGGAGCTCGCGCGCGGCGTCGCCGTCGGCATCGACGAAACCGGGCAGTTGCTGCTCGACACGCCCGCCGGCAGGCAGGCGATCGCGGCGGGCGACGTGTCGCTGCGCACGCCGGGGGCCGCCCGATGA
- a CDS encoding bifunctional 2',3'-cyclic-nucleotide 2'-phosphodiesterase/3'-nucleotidase, whose product MPFPLRFRRRRLAAALVACAALVAGCNDDVDSPGAQSGASAPAGTKATLAVLETTDLHTNVLSYDYFKLAADKSLGFERVATLIAQARAQYPNTLLLDNGDTIQGTALADYQALVKPVSCGETLAIYKVMNAAKFDGGGIGNHEFNYGLPYLSQVTGNAFAVDGLPDPARQKKCAGPDFPQVLANVISAKTNAPLFTPYTILTKNVTATTPDGRTVTAPVKVGIIGFTPPAIMNWDKRWLDGKVYTTGLKEAAEKYIPEMRAKGADLVVAISHGGLDNSPYSPTMENGSWWLSTVPGIDTMLIGHSHQVFPDATSTVAQFNLPGVDKVKGTVNGVPTVMANYWGKHLGVIKLGLAFDGKTWRVDKSQTTVEARSIQNPDKSYVDADPSVAAAIAAEHQATIDYVKTPIGSTDYRMTSYFADVGDPGAIQLVNEAQADYVANYVQTNLPQYASLPVLSVSAPFKSGFGGGTDFTDVAAGALAINNAADLYLYPNTVYAVKVSGADIKNWLETAAKRFNTIDPTKATVQKLVSTFPGYNFDMFTSADLRYEIDVTQPVGSRIRNLAYKGAPIDPNAQFIVATNNYRASGGGNFPGLDGSKTIFASPDANRDVLIAYIKKRGRITRAADGMQRSWRFTKLAGSVAHVQFASAPNLAALASTAGLAGITQVAADDGSGKGLATYEIDLTQ is encoded by the coding sequence ATGCCATTCCCCTTGCGTTTTCGCCGGCGGCGCCTTGCCGCCGCCCTCGTCGCGTGCGCGGCGCTCGTCGCGGGCTGCAACGACGACGTCGATTCGCCCGGCGCGCAGTCCGGCGCGAGCGCGCCCGCCGGCACGAAGGCGACGCTCGCCGTGCTCGAGACGACCGATCTGCACACGAACGTGCTGTCGTACGACTACTTCAAGCTCGCGGCCGACAAGTCGCTCGGCTTCGAGCGGGTCGCGACGCTGATCGCGCAGGCGCGCGCGCAATATCCGAACACGCTGCTGCTCGATAACGGCGACACGATCCAGGGCACGGCGCTCGCCGACTATCAGGCGCTCGTGAAGCCCGTGTCGTGCGGCGAGACGCTTGCGATCTACAAGGTGATGAACGCGGCGAAGTTCGACGGCGGCGGCATCGGCAATCACGAATTCAACTACGGGCTGCCGTACCTGTCGCAGGTGACGGGCAACGCGTTCGCCGTCGACGGCCTGCCCGATCCGGCCCGGCAGAAGAAATGCGCGGGGCCGGACTTCCCGCAGGTGCTCGCGAACGTGATCAGCGCGAAGACGAACGCGCCCCTCTTCACGCCGTACACGATCCTCACGAAGAACGTCACCGCGACGACGCCCGACGGCCGCACGGTCACGGCGCCCGTGAAGGTCGGCATCATCGGCTTCACGCCGCCCGCGATCATGAACTGGGACAAGCGCTGGCTCGACGGCAAGGTCTATACGACGGGCCTGAAGGAAGCCGCCGAGAAGTACATTCCCGAGATGCGCGCGAAGGGCGCGGACCTCGTCGTCGCGATCTCGCACGGCGGGCTCGACAACTCGCCGTACTCGCCGACGATGGAAAACGGCAGCTGGTGGCTGTCCACCGTGCCCGGCATCGACACGATGCTGATCGGCCACTCGCACCAGGTGTTCCCCGACGCGACGAGCACCGTCGCGCAGTTCAACCTGCCGGGCGTCGACAAGGTCAAGGGCACGGTCAACGGCGTGCCGACCGTGATGGCGAACTACTGGGGCAAGCACCTCGGCGTGATCAAGCTCGGCCTCGCGTTCGACGGCAAGACGTGGCGCGTCGACAAATCGCAGACCACCGTCGAGGCGCGCTCGATCCAGAACCCGGACAAGAGCTACGTCGACGCCGATCCGTCGGTGGCCGCGGCGATCGCGGCCGAGCACCAGGCGACGATCGACTACGTGAAGACGCCGATCGGCAGCACCGACTACCGGATGACCAGCTACTTCGCGGACGTGGGCGATCCGGGCGCGATCCAGCTCGTCAACGAGGCGCAGGCCGACTACGTCGCGAACTACGTGCAGACGAACCTGCCGCAGTATGCGTCGCTGCCGGTGCTGTCGGTGAGCGCGCCGTTCAAGAGCGGCTTCGGCGGCGGCACCGATTTCACCGACGTCGCGGCGGGCGCGCTCGCGATCAACAACGCGGCCGATCTCTACCTGTATCCGAACACGGTCTACGCGGTGAAGGTGAGCGGCGCGGACATCAAGAACTGGCTCGAGACCGCGGCGAAGCGCTTCAACACGATCGACCCGACGAAAGCGACCGTGCAGAAGCTCGTGAGCACGTTCCCCGGCTACAACTTCGACATGTTCACGTCCGCCGATCTGCGCTACGAGATCGACGTCACGCAGCCGGTGGGCAGCCGGATCCGCAACCTCGCGTACAAGGGCGCGCCGATCGATCCGAATGCGCAGTTCATCGTCGCGACGAACAACTACCGCGCGAGCGGCGGCGGCAACTTCCCCGGCCTGGACGGCAGCAAGACGATCTTCGCGTCGCCCGACGCGAACCGCGACGTGCTGATCGCATACATCAAGAAGCGCGGCCGGATCACGCGCGCGGCGGACGGCATGCAGCGCAGTTGGCGCTTCACGAAGCTCGCGGGCTCGGTCGCGCACGTGCAGTTCGCGTCGGCGCCGAACCTCGCGGCGCTCGCGAGCACCGCGGGCCTCGCGGGCATCACGCAAGTCGCGGCCGACGACGGCTCCGGCAAGGGACTCGCGACTTACGAGATCGATCTGACGCAATGA
- a CDS encoding ABC-type transport auxiliary lipoprotein family protein yields the protein MHAHFMSGSLSRRGRPALALAVALVMASASGCAGTPAALANIRYDLGPAQPAASSGTEPALKVLDVSAPDALNTDRFVYRLAYSDAQRIAVYRDSKWTAPPAQLLTQRLRGALSGRGAVLAGDDGVRAPVLKVELSEFEQVFDGRSESHAAVTARATLTQEGKVLGQRTFVSRAPASTPDAAGGAQALATASDALVSQLVAWLGVQAYAAAQ from the coding sequence ATGCACGCACATTTCATGTCAGGTTCACTGTCCCGCCGCGGCCGTCCGGCGCTCGCGCTCGCCGTGGCGCTCGTGATGGCGAGCGCGAGCGGCTGCGCGGGAACGCCCGCCGCGCTCGCGAACATCCGCTACGACCTCGGCCCGGCGCAGCCGGCCGCCTCGTCGGGCACCGAGCCCGCGCTCAAGGTGCTCGACGTGAGCGCGCCCGATGCGCTGAACACCGATCGCTTCGTCTACCGGCTCGCGTACTCGGACGCGCAGCGGATCGCCGTCTACCGCGACAGCAAATGGACGGCGCCGCCCGCGCAACTGCTGACGCAGCGGCTGCGCGGCGCGCTGTCGGGGCGCGGCGCGGTGCTCGCGGGCGACGACGGCGTGCGCGCGCCCGTGCTGAAGGTCGAGCTGTCCGAGTTCGAGCAGGTGTTCGACGGCCGCTCGGAGAGCCACGCGGCCGTCACCGCGCGCGCGACGCTCACGCAGGAGGGCAAGGTGCTCGGCCAGCGCACGTTCGTGTCGCGCGCGCCGGCGAGCACGCCGGACGCGGCGGGCGGCGCGCAGGCGCTCGCCACGGCGAGCGACGCGCTCGTCTCGCAGCTCGTCGCGTGGCTCGGCGTGCAGGCGTACGCGGCCGCGCAATGA